In the genome of Bosea sp. BIWAKO-01, the window CGGCGACCCCGATTGCGCGCGCCCTGCAGAGCGTGGCGCTGACCTATGACAATCCGGCCGGCCGCCGGCAGCTTGCGATCACGCTCGATCCCGGCATGTTCGGCGCGCTGGCCGCAGGCGCTGTCCTTGTCGCTTTCGGGCTGGTGCTGCGCGAGGCGATGCGCCTCTCTGACGAGAATCAGAGTTTCGTGTAGGACAGGGCGATGCCGATCATCGTCGAACTCGATGTCATGCTGGCGCGTCGAAAGATGCGCTCGAAAGAACTCGCCCAGCGCATCGGCCTGACCGAGCAGCAGGTGTCTCAGCTCAAGTCCGGGAAGGTCCGTGGCATGCGTTTCGATACGCTTTCAAGGATCTGCGACACGCTCCAATGCCAACCCGGCGACCTGCTGCGCTACGAGCCGGGCGAAGAGGAGGAAGGTGGGGGCGCAGAGGCTTGAGAGTAGCGCGCGGCCTCTCGCAAAACCCGAAGCAGATGGTTAGGTTCTGACTATGCTGCGCCTTCTGCTCCTTCGCCACGCCAAGTCGAGTTGGTCCACCGGTCT includes:
- a CDS encoding helix-turn-helix transcriptional regulator, with the translated sequence MPIIVELDVMLARRKMRSKELAQRIGLTEQQVSQLKSGKVRGMRFDTLSRICDTLQCQPGDLLRYEPGEEEEGGGAEA